In Blattabacterium cuenoti, a single window of DNA contains:
- the rpsH gene encoding 30S ribosomal protein S8: protein MNTDPISDFLTRIRNASKVKHKFLEIYYSKLKQNLSKILLQNGYILDFKIVNNTNNIKIIKIALKYYKNKSVIQNLIRISKPGLRKYTKYKNLPRVLNGLGIAIISTSSGLLTDKKARKNKLGGEILCYIY from the coding sequence ATGAATACAGATCCTATTTCTGATTTTTTAACTAGAATTAGAAATGCAAGTAAAGTAAAACATAAATTTTTAGAAATTTATTATTCTAAATTAAAACAAAATTTATCTAAAATATTATTACAAAATGGTTATATTTTAGATTTTAAAATAGTAAATAATACTAATAATATTAAAATTATTAAAATTGCATTAAAATATTATAAAAATAAATCTGTTATTCAAAATCTTATTAGAATTAGTAAACCAGGGTTAAGAAAATATACAAAATATAAAAATTTACCTAGAGTATTAAATGGATTAGGAATAGCTATAATTTCTACATCATCTGGTCTTTTAACTGATAAAAAAGCTAGAAAAAATAAATTAGGTGGAGAAATTCTATGTTATATTTATTAA